From a single Miscanthus floridulus cultivar M001 chromosome 8, ASM1932011v1, whole genome shotgun sequence genomic region:
- the LOC136475446 gene encoding uncharacterized protein: MSTALALARSLLPTAPLPAVECNLLVLEVQRSQVDHVENMERVDWDTIQIVETHDDECRIALISELQICELLGLTEDGTTNIRAQGFDCRMDEEGNDNEIGQDTDGAAIPTSDAVPGEMVISYDKNNPSMEVGTLYPTMEEFKLAVRQFAINKEFDLGVEKSCKNLAPYGGQLEKKSYGIVQEGSQEDKEY, translated from the exons ATGTCCACTGCTCTAGCCCTAGCGAGATCGCTGCTTCCAACCGCTCCTCTTCCGGCAGTAGAATGCAACCTTCTTGTTCTTGAAGTGCAAAG GTCCCAAGTAGATCATGTGGAAAATATGGAAAGAGTTGATTGGGATACGATACAAATAGTGGAGACACATGATGACGAATGTCGTATTGCACTTATAAGTGAGTTGCAGATTTGTGAGCTTTTAGGCTTGACAGAGGATGGCACAACAAATATACGTGCACAAGGCTTTGATTGCCGAATGGATGAAGAGGGGAATGATAATGAGATTGGGCAAGATACTGATGGTGCTGCCATTCCTACTAGTGATGCCGTACCAGGTGAGATGGTCATTTCATATGATAAGAACAACCCATCAATGGAGGTAGGAACACTGTACCCAACAATGGAGGAGTTCAAGCTGGCAGTGCGGCAATTTGCCATCAATAAGGAGTTTGATTTAGGAGTAGAGAAGTCATGTAAGAACCTAGCACCCTATGGAGGCCAACTAGAGAAGAAATCCTACGGAATAGTCCAGGAAGGGTCACAAGAAGATAAGGAATATTAA